Genomic segment of Panicum virgatum strain AP13 chromosome 9N, P.virgatum_v5, whole genome shotgun sequence:
TGATTCCAAAGATAGGTTTTCTGAGGGAATGTCTTCTCCTGTACAAAATTTCACAACAGAGTTTAACAATAAGGGATGTATAATTCGAGGCAAATATGCAAATAATTTGAATAATATTATAACCTGACTCCTCAGATGATGAGGATGCTGCAGCCATCTTTTTTAAAGTTTTCCCGTGACGACAAGAGCTACCCTTCTGATGCTCAGCGAGACTTTCACTGCTTTCTGATGCTTCTGTGGTATCATGTTGAGAAATGCTTGAAATATCAACAGAATCTACACTTCTTTCTCGAACACTTGGGATATTTTTTATGCCACGACAGGAAAACAGTTCCTCACAACCATCATTTGCTGAGTATGACGTGACTTTGTCCACAGCATCATTTTGCAGAGTGGGCAGCTGTGGTACATTTGCAGCGATGCTTCTCTGAGGCAACTCATATTTAGCCCTATAGTCTAGTTGGAATCTGATCtcttccttttctctttctggCATCAAGCCATCTATGATATTGCTATTACTCTTACTATTACTATTACTATTACTATCACCATGTACTTCAGACTTGTCCATGCTGTTTCTCAGCGAACCTACAGCCCCATATTTGTTTTGATCTGCAGCAACCACAGTTTCTTTATCCTTTACAGACTTGACTTCCATATTCTTGCAGCCAACTGAAGCATGTTGATTTGTCTGGTTGTCATGATTTCCACCACTATCCTTCATGCTATTTGATTTTCCTCTACTTTTTTCAAGAACCAAGTTTCCAAGCTCGGCTGTGGAACATGATGACCCTAATTTATTAGATCTTAAAACCACATTCTCTCTATTCATAACTAATCCTTTGAATTCTGCTGTTGGTATTTTTGTGGTTTTCTTCGATTTGCGAgccaactcttccattgtttccaacATGTGAGACTGGTCAGTGTCTCCCGATGTACCCAAGCAATTCACAATCAAGGGGCTAGGCTGCTTAATGTTAAATGTACCAGGGTTCTCATGATCCACTTGCTGGTTATTACCATTGTTGCTCTTAGCTGATTCTGTCTCAATGATTTCACAAGAATATGATGCCTTGGCACTTGTATGGGCAGAAATTTTATCAATGCGTCCTCTATTCGTGCAGTTGCCCATTGGCCGCATGTTTGACTTATTTTTAGTGCGCTTCTTTTGTGAAGGATATTTTTTGTTGAGAGATGCATATATGGTCACAAATGATttactttttctatttttccatgCCCCTGAATCTCTTGTGGACTCTACTCTCTTGCTGATTGGCTGATGTACGATTGAACCAAAATGAGCATGGCTTGGTGGTCTTTCACTTGGTACCTTCTCTACAGATCTGACACAAGTAATCTCACTGCGCTTTTGCAGGCATTCATAACAGAACCATTCTAGTAATGAAGCATCAAAGACAACTTTCTCCAAACAGTATCTACACAAAGCCGAATTATAATTAGAAAAGGCCAATCATAACTAAATAAACTGTAACAACATAGGAATTAGTTAATTTGCAAATATCAATTTCTAATTATAAATCAACCAAATGTGAGGC
This window contains:
- the LOC120690408 gene encoding B3 domain-containing protein Os03g0619600-like, with the translated sequence MNIVCEVCGDIGFRHILLCCRDCKCSAVHQYCLEKVVFDASLLEWFCYECLQKRSEITCVRSVEKVPSERPPSHAHFGSIVHQPISKRVESTRDSGAWKNRKSKSFVTIYASLNKKYPSQKKRTKNKSNMRPMGNCTNRGRIDKISAHTSAKASYSCEIIETESAKSNNGNNQQVDHENPGTFNIKQPSPLIVNCLGTSGDTDQSHMLETMEELARKSKKTTKIPTAEFKGLVMNRENVVLRSNKLGSSCSTAELGNLVLEKSRGKSNSMKDSGGNHDNQTNQHASVGCKNMEVKSVKDKETVVAADQNKYGAVGSLRNSMDKSEVHGDSNSNSNSKSNSNIIDGLMPEREKEEIRFQLDYRAKYELPQRSIAANVPQLPTLQNDAVDKVTSYSANDGCEELFSCRGIKNIPSVRERSVDSVDISSISQHDTTEASESSESLAEHQKGSSCRHGKTLKKMAAASSSSEESGEDIPSENLSLESDDLRSSLGADYVLSYRTYLSKAQKGRVMKLIKEIQPEFTVYVATMRKTSVQPPGPYLGITKEYALAHFPDKSTSVTLEMPGTSKKWHPKFYKRNESRKNFLMGQWLDFICDNHVQEGDIVLLFPTKGGGRSTFTVYILHETATHSIGRAGFQRVGSCPGGSTTKMASEVHIEEEPTTGNHISQESDMHEIPHESLESEDSDPFQPPYFVPCKSPLSKSQKRIVEERVRAIRSEIPLCVAVMKNNNVGVAQRWMLELASRYGSVYLPTKGQTLVLQCGGKTWEAKMMFHNGRRWFINGGWPNFARGNGLRVGDICLFELKKKEKLTMAVYIIRKEQF